AGCATGAGGTCCTTCTGAGTCACTGGGtagggagacaggaggaagggGTCTCTAGTTACTACCGGGTCATTTTTGACCACATTCTTATGCTTTCACAGAGTGTGACTGACGTGGTCCTTCAGTCTAACAGGCCACCCTGCATAGTTAGGCACTGACCCCAGTTTCCTAGACCATCAATAAACAGTAAACGTACACTTTGTGATGCCTGTCTTGGGATCCCAGCACGATGGGAACGAAGATGAAGTGCTGCAGACCCAAGGGCTGTTGTTTCAGATAGTACACGCAAGCATGCCTAACGGTAGTGAGTCTGTTGCAGGCACTGTACGAGCGTTTGGCATAGATGCACTGGTTAAGTCTTCAGAATGTCTTAAGAGGTGGCTACTGTTATTATCCCTCAtttcagatgaggaaattggGTTAAGAAGTAGTCTCATAGACCTGCGCTGGGATACCACCCGTGGCTGCCATGCTGGCTAAGTCCGCTCCGGAGGCTGTTTGAGCATGAGTTCATAACCCAGAAGGGAGGGAGTTGGAGAAGGGAGTTTTTACCGGTTTTAGGTTACAGCAACTGGCAGTAGAGAGCTTGTCATCTGCGGGGAGGGCCTCAGTGTGGGGCTCATTGTGGGGTAAGGAGAAACCCGGAAACAACATTCATTTTCTTGCATGGTAAGATTGGAGGTTCCCAACCTATGTGTATAATAATCATCTCTGCCCTAGCAGTTTTACACCCTGAACACTCCTGCTCTCTGGGCAAAAGGGAAGAGGGTGGTATTATTGGTGCATAATTAAAGGGTTAGGAAGAGTCCCATGTAAGAGGTTCTTAGGAAAGGTGCCCAAGCTCCCAAGTTACATGCTGGTCTTGTTGCTAGTTGAGTAACCTGTCATTGTGGAAGTCTAAGAGAGAGCTTCCCCCCATCTGTATTCGCAGACCAACACGCCCGGCTCAAGGCCACCTGCTGCCTATTCCCCATCTTCAAGGACTAGGCCGTCCATTAGGATCCTGTCCAATGGTCTGCTGTTCTTTGCTAACGAAACTGAGGGCTGTCACCAACCTGCCTTCTTCTACCGCACAATCTCAGGAAGCGGCAGTGCTATTTCCTGAGTCTGAGACTATAAGTTGCTTTTCCACATAAGCGTCAGGGGCAAGTGTGCAGAAGAGGGGCTCCCCAAGTCCTCCTTGGAAgacagtcctggaactctgtgagaCACCTAAGGCCCTTGCATTCCCCCAGGAGGGAATCTCTTCTCAGTACTGGGGtcctctttcctgtccctccagAATGATGTGTATGAATGGGCCCGAGATCACCGCGCCCACCACAAGTTCACAGAAACTCACGCCGACCCTCACGATTCCCGGCGtggctttttcttctctcacGTGGGCTGGCTGCTTGTGCGCAAACACCCGGCTGTCAGAGAGAAAGGTGGAAAACTGGACATGTCTGACCTCAAAGCTGAGAAGCTGGTCATGTTCCAGAGGAGGTGAGTGAGGGTTGGGGGCGTGGAGCCCAGGGCACCTGGGGTTTAGAGACTCCACCTTTTCTCATATATAATGTGTAAATAAAAGCTGAGAGATTTCTGGGTTTGTATGTTTAAGACCCATTTTAATGGCTCAGAGACCATAACGATACTTCACTGTTTTGTGCAGTTCCATGCACTTTGAGCAATTTTCCTGAACACAATTAAATGCAATCTGACCTAACTATCACTGATCTAACTAGGTAGGCATAGACATAAAAGTGAATATAGCTGAGCCTTTCCCCTCAAGGAATTTCTAGCCTATTGAGGTTGAGAGACAAGGCAAGTATGAAATAATCATGATACAAGGCAGAATATGCAGACTATTaatcctgcacttgggaggcaggaggatccctgagtttgaggccagcctggtctacagagtgagttccaggacagccagagctacatagagaaaccctgtcttgaaaaacaaacaaacaaaatgaattccaAGGCAGATGGACAAGAACCCAGACAGCAGAACTTGGCCAATGAGGTGATGAGGCTGTGATTTGACCCTGGTTTGTCTGATGAACATAGTTTTGTTCCTCTGAGGAAAGAATAATGGATTTCTTGTCCGGAAACAGGTGGTTCTATACTGGACGCACTGGCTTCCGGTGTTGTGGTCCTAGGAAAGTCATTCTGTGTCCACATtgcctcatttaaaaatgtgtagaAGATCGTGTGTTCGAAAGATTATCCACCCCATTCTCTTCTGGGGGTTTCTGCCCTCGCCCTTCCCCTATACTCAGTGGGAGCAGGAAAAGCACAGGTACACTCTAGGAGTGGATGCTTAAGGTAGGTGTAAGAGTGACCTCTCCATACTCTGCGTGTGATCTCTCCACATAGGTACTACAAGCCCGGCCTCCTGCTCATGTGCTTCATCCTGCCCACACTGGTGCCCTGGTATTTCTGGGGAGAGACTTTTCAACACAGCTTTTATGTTGCCGCTTTACTGAGATATGCCTTGGTGCTCAATGCCACCTGGCTGGTGAACAGTGCTGCCCACCTCTATGGATATCGCCCTTATGACAAGAACATTGGAGCCAGACAAAATATGCTAACTTCTATGGGAGCCCTGGGTAAGTCAGCTGTCTGCAGCATGACCACATCCGTTGGTCTACTAGTTAGGATTCTCTGCTGTCTGAAAGACCAGATAAGATGTGTTTGTTTCttgcgcacgcctttatccagcactcggagcagaccaGGAGATCTCTGTAGTTTAGCACTGGCTACAAATGAGTCCAGAAacgcaaagtacacagagaaatgtctcgaaaaaaaaaaaaaaaaaaaaaaaaaaaaaaaaaaaaagatgtgtttgttTTAGTTCAGGatctctcactctgtaacccaggctggcctggaacccactctgtagcccaggttggcctccaggTTGCAACAGtatccctgcctcagcctccaaaatgcTACAATTGCAGGTATGAGCCATTACATATGGCTCCTAACTTTGTTTTTAATGGTAAGTTGTGTCTCAGTTCTTCTATCTGAAACTAGGGTTTATTAACTGAGTAAGCCAGTccgttctacatagcaagttgcaggccagccagggctacatagtgagtgagaccctgtctcaaagacaaagaaCAACGAAAAGCTAAACCAACTAGGTATTATATAAGAAACCCAACTGAAAGTCAGGCAACATGCCTACTATAAAAATGAAATGGTGGAGAGCACCAGGTTCCAAAATGGTCTCCAAATGCCGTGTCTATCAAGCGgcttttaaacagggtctcactgtgtaagcctggctgtcctgggatttgctacatagaccaaactggccttgagcGCACAGAGATTCACTTGGGTCAAGCTCCTCCGagcgaggattaaaggtgtgagccactacacccAGCCCACATCAGGCCCTTCTAAGTTTGCCCTTCCCCGTCTCCTCTGGTTGGCTAGGGCCTCGCTTGGGTtaggaaatgaataaactaaaCAGCAGGGTCAGCGGCACAGTCAGTGAAGCTCAGTGCTTGGCATTTGATCACGCTGCACAAAATGCATAGGAATTCTGACTTCGTTCACTCAACTCCAATCGCACTGTCCCAACTGTGTTTCCGCTCACCTGCCCTAGTTTTCTAAACCAGGTACTTTCTGCCTCTGAACATGCTCTCACTTTGATCCTCCTGAAATAAATTACTTTCACTCGACAGTTACTAGATTTTCATAGAATAATGTGGCCTGAGCTGTGCTCTGTTCTGTGACTGGAAATGAGGTGAGCTTCTTCAATTCATAGCCTCGTGACTAGCTGTCCAGAGAGGCTGCCAGCCTTCCTTCACGGTCATGGCTTATCTGGTCTTTTGTCTGCTTACCTCACCCTTGGTTCTTCTCCAGCTGTTTCCTGCCATGCTGgttttttgggtttggtttttggtgggttttttttttctttttggcttcttGAATTACCTCCCCCACTGTCATATGCTCAAGTTATCTGAGAAAGTTGATCTCGGAAGATTTCTCTTTTGATGTCCCAGGTGTTACCCACAACCCTTGCCCCATTCTGTTTGAAATCTAACACTCGGTGCCTCCAATATAGAAGTTACAGTCCTTTGTTAGTAGCCCTAGCCAGGTGctctcccaccccctgcccagtCTACACTGTGGACCACTCTGCATGCAGATAGAATGAATCTACAACCACCTGGAGCCCTGGTTAGAAGAAGTTCGGTGTCCCAAATCCCGTTACTTGCTTGTTTTCCGTATCACCGCTAATCTCTGTGGAGATACTCAGTTTCCAACTCTCTTATTAGTTGTTCTTTATGCGAACTTGGTGAAGTAGtgctgttcttgtgggactcgGTCAGAAAGGAAGGCTCTGCCAGCAGCTGGCAGTCTGTACGGTTTTCATTTACCCGCCATAATAATTATCCTGAGTCTAaagatgtgtgttttcttttcaaagtgaATGCACATTTCAAGAGTTCCCAGAATATCCAGTTAGAAGGAATCACTAAGCATTTTCAGAGTGGTTCTGAATTCTTAGGACCGCCCTCACCCCAGATCAAAGGAGACAGCATCCCTCAGGGGACCGCCTGGAGCTGAGGGAACGCCAGTCCTGGCCTCCTTCCTTTGACTTTTGGCTGCTGTTGTCTTCTCTATGGGAACCTCCCACACTTGACAGGAAACACCAATAGCATGGAAAGCCTGAGCCTGCTTACCTCTGTTAGAAGCGTACAgagcctcctctcccctccagacCACATGCACGCAGACACAGAGCGGGGCCGTCTTGGCTCAGTATTTGTTTGCTCTGGATTTTTCCAAGGAGAACCATTTTCCCAGAAGAATCATCTTCCCTCATCCGGTTATCTCAAGAGAAACAGACTTCCAAAAAACAGCCCCACACACCATCAGTAAGTGAGACCGCACAATATATTTAAGATACTTCTGAGGTCACTTTTTTCCTCAGGGTAGAAGACACAGGGTCATCTATTCAGTTAACAGCAGCAGATTTCTCTGAGATTTCTCAAGGTAGCTTCTAGGTTAGAGGTGTGCtcagagcaggaagcagccaTCACCGAGCCCCCTAACTGCTCTCCACGCTTCTGTTCCAGGCGAGGGCTTCCACAACTACCACCACGCCTTCCCCTACGACTACTCTGCCAGTGAGTACCGCTGGCACATCAACTTCACCACGTTCTTCATCGACTGCATGgctgccctgggcctggcttATGACCGGAAGAGAGTGTCCAAGGCCGCTGTCTTGGCCAGGATTAAAAGAACTGGAGATGGGAGCCACAAGAGTGGCTGAGTTCCTGTTCCAAATGTCACCTGGGCAGAAGTTCAATGTTCTGCTGATGACTATAGAGAATGCTACAAGAATGCTAAAGATGACCTTAacccactgggcagtggtggcacacgcctgtaatcccagcact
The sequence above is drawn from the Peromyscus leucopus breed LL Stock chromosome 1, UCI_PerLeu_2.1, whole genome shotgun sequence genome and encodes:
- the LOC114708147 gene encoding stearoyl-CoA desaturase 2-like translates to MTTTTTTTITKPLSGGLENEGEKLEKIFQQWAEDIRPEMKEDIHDPSYQDEEGPPPKLEYVWRNIILMALLHLGALYGITLVPSCKVYTWIFVYVSYIVTGLSITAGAHRLWSHRTYKARLPLRLFLIIANTMAFQNDVYEWARDHRAHHKFTETHADPHDSRRGFFFSHVGWLLVRKHPAVREKGGKLDMSDLKAEKLVMFQRRYYKPGLLLMCFILPTLVPWYFWGETFQHSFYVAALLRYALVLNATWLVNSAAHLYGYRPYDKNIGARQNMLTSMGALGEGFHNYHHAFPYDYSASEYRWHINFTTFFIDCMAALGLAYDRKRVSKAAVLARIKRTGDGSHKSG